One genomic segment of Agromyces intestinalis includes these proteins:
- a CDS encoding ABC transporter permease subunit — translation MRAIASEFQKTLTTRMWWLLAILLVAYIALLAGGFGAFLGWAIGNPEQAAEASSGGGALLPPGAQPWPLVYSFATSIGYVFPVLLGALAVTSEFRHRTLTPTFLATPNRGVVLTGKLVSQLIIGGVLGVLAFAASVGAGSGALAAFGVETGLDQSDTWAMVGRGILAMALWGAIGVGLGSVVPNQVAAIVIVIAFTQFVEPVLRLMASLSDITARIGQFLPGAASDALVGASFYSVAMGGGGVVALEWWQGGLVLAGFAAVLSIIGGLTTWRGDVS, via the coding sequence ATGCGCGCGATCGCCTCCGAGTTCCAGAAGACGCTGACCACCCGCATGTGGTGGCTGCTCGCCATCCTGCTCGTCGCATACATCGCCCTGCTCGCCGGCGGGTTCGGCGCGTTCCTCGGCTGGGCGATCGGCAACCCCGAACAGGCCGCCGAGGCGAGCAGCGGAGGCGGCGCGCTGCTGCCGCCCGGCGCGCAACCGTGGCCGCTCGTCTACAGCTTCGCGACCTCGATCGGGTACGTGTTCCCCGTGCTGCTCGGCGCGCTCGCGGTCACGAGCGAGTTCCGGCATCGCACGCTCACGCCCACATTCCTCGCCACGCCGAACCGCGGCGTCGTGCTCACCGGCAAGCTCGTGTCGCAACTCATCATCGGCGGCGTGCTCGGCGTGCTCGCGTTCGCGGCGTCGGTCGGCGCGGGGTCCGGCGCGCTCGCAGCCTTCGGCGTCGAGACCGGGCTCGACCAGTCCGACACGTGGGCGATGGTCGGCCGCGGCATCCTCGCGATGGCGCTGTGGGGCGCGATCGGCGTGGGGCTGGGATCGGTCGTGCCGAACCAGGTCGCCGCGATCGTGATCGTGATCGCGTTCACCCAGTTCGTCGAGCCCGTGCTGCGACTGATGGCATCGCTCTCCGACATCACCGCCCGGATCGGGCAGTTCCTGCCCGGGGCGGCGAGCGATGCGCTCGTCGGGGCGTCGTTCTATTCGGTCGCGATGGGTGGAGGCGGCGTCGTGGCGCTCGAGTGGTGGCAGGGCGGGCTCGTGCTCGCCGGCTTCGCCGCCGTACTGTCGATCATCGGTGGGCTCACGACCTGGCGCGGAGACGTCTCGTAG
- a CDS encoding MATE family efflux transporter, translating to MSSNNRFFLASAPIWRSLVHLCIPMIAGFSVGTVYNIINAGFVGALHSTPLLAALTFSLPAYALIMAIGGVFGVGGGTYISRLLGSQEDAGTDASAAADRIKQISSFTLWGSLATGVIVGVIGVAFATPLAAAVGATGASLTPTAQYIGAMFAFAPVLVACFALEQIVRAEGASVASMTGVIASTVANLLFDVLFILVLGWGVLGAGIAVGLANVVMVGYYIWWLSRRSETVSLAPRWFRADRIMLKSVFGIGVSELLQSSFLIVTTLVMNWIAIGYGDALLASMGLALRISQLPEMMCMGVFIGAIPLFAYAFGARNHARLRRGIAGAAIAIAGITVVFSTLVFVFRDQVFALFSADPAVLTDGTLVLTAMLVSTIFNGFTGLGIAVFQATEQMRNATIMSIAQGVLFIPVLLIGNAVFGLDGVIWSMTVTEVLTFALAIWLLVASRRALSAAPSAGAVETVDVRDAEGTAADAITVGA from the coding sequence ATGTCTTCGAACAACCGCTTCTTCCTCGCCTCTGCGCCGATCTGGCGCTCACTGGTGCACCTGTGCATCCCGATGATCGCCGGCTTCTCGGTCGGCACCGTCTACAACATCATCAACGCCGGGTTCGTCGGCGCACTCCACTCGACACCGCTGCTGGCCGCACTGACGTTCTCGCTGCCGGCGTACGCGCTCATCATGGCCATCGGCGGCGTATTCGGGGTCGGCGGCGGCACCTACATCTCGCGCCTCCTCGGTTCGCAAGAGGACGCCGGGACGGATGCCTCGGCCGCAGCCGATCGCATCAAGCAGATCTCGTCGTTCACACTCTGGGGTTCGCTCGCCACCGGCGTGATCGTCGGCGTCATCGGCGTGGCCTTCGCGACACCCCTGGCCGCCGCGGTCGGGGCCACCGGGGCGTCGCTCACGCCGACCGCGCAGTACATCGGCGCGATGTTCGCCTTCGCTCCGGTGCTCGTCGCGTGCTTCGCGCTCGAGCAGATCGTGCGTGCCGAGGGCGCCTCCGTGGCATCCATGACCGGGGTCATCGCCTCGACCGTGGCGAACCTGCTGTTCGATGTGCTCTTCATCCTCGTGCTCGGCTGGGGCGTGCTCGGCGCGGGCATCGCGGTCGGCCTCGCGAACGTGGTCATGGTCGGCTACTACATCTGGTGGCTGAGCCGGCGCAGCGAGACGGTCTCGCTCGCACCACGCTGGTTCCGCGCCGATCGCATCATGCTGAAGTCGGTCTTCGGCATCGGCGTGTCCGAGCTGCTGCAGTCGTCGTTCCTCATCGTCACCACACTCGTCATGAATTGGATCGCGATCGGCTACGGCGACGCGCTGCTCGCCTCGATGGGGCTCGCGCTGCGCATCTCGCAACTGCCCGAGATGATGTGCATGGGCGTGTTCATCGGCGCGATCCCGTTGTTCGCCTACGCGTTCGGCGCGCGCAACCACGCCCGGCTGCGCCGCGGCATCGCGGGCGCGGCGATCGCGATCGCCGGCATCACGGTGGTGTTCTCAACCCTCGTGTTCGTGTTCCGCGACCAGGTGTTCGCACTGTTCAGCGCCGACCCCGCAGTGCTGACCGACGGCACGCTCGTGCTCACGGCGATGCTCGTCTCGACGATCTTCAACGGGTTCACCGGGCTCGGCATCGCGGTCTTCCAGGCCACCGAGCAGATGCGCAACGCGACGATCATGTCGATCGCGCAGGGCGTGCTGTTCATCCCGGTGCTGCTGATCGGCAACGCGGTCTTCGGCCTCGACGGGGTGATCTGGTCGATGACCGTGACCGAAGTGCTGACTTTCGCGCTCGCGATCTGGCTGCTCGTCGCCTCACGAAGGGCGCTGAGCGCGGCGCCGTCGGCCGGGGCAGTCGAGACCGTCGACGTTCGCGACGCCGAGGGTACTGCCGCCGACGCGATCACCGTCGGCGCCTGA
- a CDS encoding ABC transporter ATP-binding protein, translating to MASGIPIEISGLTKRFGHVTAVDDLSFTVEPGRVTGFLGPNGAGKTTTLRSLLGLVKPTAGTATFDGTPYAKLERPLETVGAALDAAFHPGRTARDHLRVYATASGIAKARVDVVLEQVGIAEYANRRVGGFSLGMRQRLALAYTLLGDPGVLVLDEPINGLDPEGIRWIRIFLQGLAREGRTILVSSHLLSEVQQTVDEVVIISRGRLVKTGTLSSLELDSAPRTVVDSPDRSALATALDTAGLEYTPGRQGFIVDEPEPGRVGHVAFVAQVELNSLHRLRSGLEESFLQLVGEPNGPDATGLEPAATGTAAAEASGGPEASGGPKASGGPEASAQPEASGPADQPDAPDAPPAATTESEA from the coding sequence ATGGCGAGCGGCATCCCCATCGAGATCTCAGGGCTCACGAAGCGATTCGGCCATGTGACGGCGGTCGACGACCTGAGCTTCACCGTCGAGCCCGGGCGCGTGACCGGGTTCCTCGGCCCGAACGGCGCCGGCAAGACCACCACGCTGCGCAGCCTCCTCGGCCTCGTGAAGCCGACCGCGGGCACCGCCACCTTCGACGGCACCCCGTACGCGAAGCTCGAACGCCCGCTCGAGACGGTCGGCGCGGCCCTCGACGCGGCGTTCCACCCCGGGCGCACCGCGCGCGACCACCTGCGTGTGTACGCGACCGCGTCGGGCATCGCGAAGGCCCGGGTCGACGTGGTGCTCGAGCAGGTGGGCATCGCCGAGTACGCGAACCGCCGGGTCGGCGGCTTCTCGCTCGGCATGCGGCAGCGGCTCGCCCTCGCGTACACGCTGCTGGGCGACCCCGGCGTGCTCGTGCTCGACGAGCCGATCAACGGGCTCGACCCCGAGGGCATCCGCTGGATCCGCATCTTCCTGCAGGGCCTCGCCCGCGAGGGGCGCACCATCCTCGTCAGCTCCCACCTGCTGAGCGAGGTGCAGCAGACGGTCGACGAGGTCGTCATCATCTCGCGCGGCCGACTCGTGAAGACCGGCACCCTCTCGAGCCTCGAACTCGATTCCGCACCGCGCACGGTCGTCGACTCGCCCGACAGGTCGGCGCTCGCGACGGCGCTCGACACCGCCGGGCTCGAGTACACCCCGGGCCGACAGGGCTTCATCGTCGACGAGCCCGAGCCCGGCCGGGTCGGTCACGTCGCGTTCGTCGCGCAGGTCGAGCTGAACTCGCTGCACCGGCTGCGCAGCGGGCTCGAAGAATCCTTCCTCCAACTGGTCGGCGAACCGAACGGCCCGGATGCCACGGGCCTCGAGCCTGCCGCGACGGGCACCGCCGCAGCCGAGGCATCCGGCGGGCCCGAGGCATCCGGTGGGCCCAAGGCATCCGGTGGGCCCGAGGCATCCGCCCAGCCCGAGGCATCCGGCCCGGCCGACCAACCCGACGCACCCGACGCCCCGCCCGCCGCGACGACCGAATCGGAGGCCTGA
- the hemB gene encoding porphobilinogen synthase gives MTATPHPVIRPRRLRSGPAMRRLVSETRLHPADLVLPVFVREGVTEPVPIGSMPGVVQHSLDSLPAAIAEAAAVGVGGVMLFGVPESRDALGSGATDPDGILNVATRVAREAAGDALVVQTDLCLDEFTDHGHCGVLDDEGRVDNDATLERYTAMALEQARAGSQLLGLSGMMDGQTAAVRQALDDGGYQDVALLAYAAKYASAFYGPFRDAVESQLEGDRRTYQLDPGNRREGVREAMLDIDEGADIVMVKPAGSYLDVLADVAAASDVPVWAYQVSGEYAMIEAAAAHGWIDRGRAIVESVRGIRRAGADVVLTYWATELAGWLKGGLE, from the coding sequence GTGACCGCGACTCCGCATCCCGTCATCCGCCCCCGCCGCCTTCGCTCGGGCCCTGCCATGCGCCGGCTCGTGTCGGAGACGCGGCTGCACCCCGCCGACCTCGTGCTGCCCGTGTTCGTACGCGAGGGCGTGACCGAGCCGGTGCCGATCGGCTCGATGCCGGGCGTCGTGCAGCACTCGCTCGACAGCCTGCCCGCCGCGATCGCCGAGGCTGCGGCCGTCGGCGTCGGCGGCGTGATGCTCTTCGGCGTGCCCGAGTCGCGCGACGCGCTGGGGTCTGGGGCGACCGATCCCGACGGCATTCTGAACGTCGCGACACGCGTCGCGCGCGAGGCGGCCGGCGACGCGCTCGTCGTGCAGACCGACCTCTGCCTCGACGAGTTCACCGACCACGGGCACTGCGGCGTCCTCGACGACGAGGGCCGGGTCGACAACGATGCGACGCTCGAGCGGTACACCGCGATGGCCCTCGAGCAGGCGCGTGCCGGGTCGCAGCTGCTGGGGCTCAGCGGCATGATGGACGGCCAGACCGCGGCCGTGCGCCAGGCGCTCGATGACGGCGGGTACCAGGATGTCGCGCTGCTGGCGTATGCGGCGAAGTACGCGAGCGCCTTCTACGGCCCGTTCCGCGATGCGGTCGAGTCGCAGCTCGAGGGCGACCGTCGCACGTACCAGCTCGATCCCGGCAACCGGCGCGAGGGCGTGCGCGAGGCGATGCTCGACATCGACGAGGGCGCCGACATCGTCATGGTGAAGCCCGCGGGCAGCTACCTCGACGTGCTCGCCGACGTGGCCGCCGCGAGCGATGTGCCCGTCTGGGCCTATCAGGTCTCGGGCGAGTACGCCATGATCGAGGCCGCCGCGGCGCACGGCTGGATCGACCGGGGTCGCGCGATCGTCGAGTCGGTGCGCGGCATCCGTCGCGCGGGGGCCGACGTGGTGTTGACGTACTGGGCGACCGAGCTCGCCGGCTGGCTGAAGGGCGGACTGGAATGA
- a CDS encoding winged helix DNA-binding domain-containing protein, with translation MDAGAAGADASPADLVRDALAVQSQEYLPAQWGLAQRLPLAGRPGRAEIAAQIDDGVILRTHVLRPTWHFVHPDDARWLVGLSAERVHRQNGTMYRRGGIEGRLLATGLDVVAREVAGGHRTRVEVQTALAHAGVELSGPSLAHLIMYAELERVIISGASVGAQRTYAAFDERVPSGPERDRADALAELAERYLLTRSPASARDLATWSGFTLGDARQALADAADRTGGRIAPLASDATGDTGGAGATGGADELWHDASVSAAWAARPPDAATSDDDPSRVDLLQAYDEYIMGYATPRPHLQPDGIDAAIIAEFPLHAMMVGGVMCGRWAPTVQGRRATVRLVPWRHMSPAEARSRDVAIAQVEAFLGVPVEFVHDET, from the coding sequence TTGGACGCAGGCGCAGCGGGGGCGGATGCCTCGCCCGCCGATCTCGTGCGCGACGCGCTGGCGGTGCAGTCGCAGGAGTACCTTCCGGCGCAGTGGGGGCTGGCCCAGCGCCTTCCCCTCGCGGGCCGGCCGGGTCGAGCCGAGATCGCGGCGCAGATCGACGACGGCGTGATCCTGCGCACGCACGTGCTTCGGCCGACGTGGCACTTCGTGCATCCCGACGACGCGCGGTGGCTCGTCGGCCTGTCGGCCGAACGCGTGCACCGGCAGAACGGCACGATGTACCGGCGCGGCGGCATCGAGGGCCGACTGCTCGCGACCGGTCTCGACGTCGTCGCCCGCGAGGTGGCGGGCGGGCATCGCACGCGCGTCGAGGTGCAGACCGCCCTCGCACATGCGGGCGTCGAGCTGTCGGGTCCGTCGCTGGCGCACCTGATCATGTACGCCGAGCTCGAGCGTGTGATCATCTCGGGGGCCTCGGTGGGCGCGCAGCGCACGTACGCCGCGTTCGACGAGCGAGTGCCGTCGGGCCCTGAACGCGATCGAGCCGACGCGCTGGCCGAGCTCGCCGAGCGGTACCTGCTGACCCGCTCCCCTGCATCGGCCCGCGATCTCGCGACCTGGTCGGGGTTCACGCTCGGGGACGCGCGGCAGGCGCTCGCGGATGCGGCCGATCGCACGGGCGGGCGGATCGCCCCGCTCGCCTCCGATGCCACAGGTGACACGGGCGGCGCCGGCGCCACCGGCGGCGCCGACGAGCTGTGGCACGATGCATCCGTCTCGGCCGCGTGGGCGGCGCGCCCGCCCGACGCTGCGACGAGCGACGACGACCCGAGCCGGGTCGACCTGTTGCAGGCGTACGACGAGTACATCATGGGCTATGCGACACCCCGGCCCCACCTGCAGCCGGACGGCATCGACGCGGCGATCATCGCCGAGTTCCCGCTGCACGCGATGATGGTCGGCGGGGTGATGTGCGGGCGCTGGGCGCCGACGGTGCAGGGGCGGCGCGCGACCGTGCGCCTCGTGCCCTGGCGGCACATGTCCCCCGCCGAGGCGCGCTCGCGCGACGTCGCGATCGCCCAGGTCGAGGCGTTCCTCGGGGTGCCGGTCGAGTTCGTTCACGACGAGACTTGA
- a CDS encoding DUF1304 domain-containing protein, with the protein MAVIASVFVALAALLHGYIFLMESVWWSRPATWKRFGVADQAQADATKPMAYNQGFYNLFLGIGAAVGLVLFWAGAVAPGEALVLFTTACMALAALVLTTTGRGYWKAALVQGTLPLVGFVLFALA; encoded by the coding sequence ATGGCCGTCATCGCCAGCGTGTTCGTCGCCCTCGCCGCCCTGCTGCACGGCTACATCTTCCTGATGGAGAGCGTCTGGTGGTCGCGACCGGCGACCTGGAAGCGGTTCGGCGTCGCCGACCAGGCGCAGGCGGATGCCACGAAGCCGATGGCGTACAACCAGGGCTTCTACAACCTGTTCCTCGGCATCGGCGCAGCGGTCGGGCTCGTGCTGTTCTGGGCGGGCGCGGTCGCGCCGGGCGAGGCGCTGGTGCTGTTCACCACGGCCTGCATGGCCCTCGCGGCGCTCGTGCTCACGACGACCGGTCGCGGCTACTGGAAGGCCGCGCTCGTGCAGGGCACCCTGCCGCTGGTCGGCTTCGTGCTGTTCGCGCTCGCGTGA
- the hemL gene encoding glutamate-1-semialdehyde 2,1-aminomutase produces the protein MTHLTNDELFDRARRAIPGGVNSPVRAFGSVGGTPRFLVSARGPYVTDAEGREYVDLVAGWGPAILGHADPRVVEAVQDAAGRGLSFGASTPAETELAELVEQRVGPVERLRLVSTGTEATMSAIRLARGFTGRDLLVKFAGHYHGHSDGLLAEAGSGLATFALPGSAGVPAEIAALTLVIPYNDLDAVRAVFAEHGDRIAAVIVEAAAANMGVVPPLPGFNRALVELAHAHGALVISDEVLTGFRVSAAGWWGLEAPFEAAAYTPDLMTFGKVIGGGMPVAALGGRADILDRLAPLGPVYQAGTLSGNPVAVAAGVATLRAADASVYARLDEASVIVADAVSAALAAEGVAHAVQHAGSLFSFLFGESVAGGARDYATVQRQESWRYPPFFHAMLDAGVSLPPSVFEAWFVTAAHDDAAIARIVDALPAAARAAAAAKPPVPGASQA, from the coding sequence ATGACGCACCTCACCAACGACGAGCTCTTCGACCGCGCGCGGCGCGCGATCCCGGGCGGGGTGAACTCGCCGGTGCGCGCGTTCGGCTCGGTCGGCGGCACGCCGCGGTTCCTCGTGTCGGCCCGCGGGCCGTACGTCACCGACGCCGAGGGGCGCGAGTACGTCGACCTGGTCGCCGGGTGGGGGCCCGCGATCCTGGGTCACGCGGATCCGCGGGTCGTCGAAGCGGTGCAGGATGCCGCGGGCCGAGGCCTCTCGTTCGGCGCATCCACTCCCGCCGAGACCGAGCTGGCCGAACTCGTCGAGCAGCGGGTCGGCCCGGTCGAACGGCTCAGGCTGGTGTCGACCGGCACCGAGGCGACGATGAGCGCCATCCGGCTCGCGCGCGGATTCACGGGCCGCGACCTGCTGGTGAAGTTCGCGGGGCATTACCACGGGCACTCCGACGGGCTGCTCGCCGAGGCCGGATCGGGCCTCGCGACCTTCGCACTGCCCGGTTCGGCGGGCGTTCCCGCCGAGATCGCGGCGCTCACCCTCGTGATTCCCTACAACGACCTCGACGCGGTGCGCGCGGTGTTCGCCGAGCACGGCGACCGCATCGCGGCCGTCATCGTCGAGGCCGCCGCGGCGAACATGGGCGTCGTGCCGCCGCTGCCGGGCTTCAATCGCGCTCTCGTCGAGCTCGCTCACGCGCACGGCGCGCTCGTCATCAGCGACGAGGTGCTGACGGGCTTCCGGGTATCCGCCGCCGGATGGTGGGGTCTCGAGGCGCCGTTCGAGGCGGCGGCGTACACGCCCGACCTCATGACGTTCGGCAAGGTCATCGGCGGAGGCATGCCCGTCGCGGCCCTCGGCGGTCGCGCCGACATCCTCGACCGGCTCGCACCGCTCGGCCCGGTCTACCAGGCGGGCACGCTGTCGGGCAATCCGGTCGCGGTCGCCGCAGGTGTCGCCACGCTCAGGGCAGCGGATGCCTCGGTGTACGCGCGTCTCGACGAGGCATCCGTCATCGTGGCCGACGCGGTTTCGGCAGCGCTCGCTGCCGAGGGGGTCGCGCATGCGGTGCAGCACGCGGGCAGCCTGTTCAGCTTCCTGTTCGGCGAGTCGGTCGCCGGCGGCGCGCGCGACTACGCGACCGTGCAGCGGCAGGAGTCGTGGCGATACCCGCCGTTCTTCCACGCGATGCTCGACGCCGGGGTCTCGCTGCCGCCGAGCGTGTTCGAGGCGTGGTTCGTGACCGCGGCACACGACGACGCCGCGATCGCCCGCATCGTCGACGCGCTCCCGGCCGCGGCCCGCGCCGCTGCCGCGGCGAAGCCGCCCGTCCCCGGCGCTTCCCAGGCGTAG
- a CDS encoding MarR family winged helix-turn-helix transcriptional regulator — protein MNDRLARINAAIRALGFAQRSSADEWVRESGLTRQQAFTIGYIEEHQDRGVIARELAEISGTTAASVASLLQGLEERGLVTRTPSPDDSRVKLLRVTPAASRLTEGFEDAMIAAQEQPFAVLTPDEQQTLLSLLERVTADIEPVGPPPPRRRDR, from the coding sequence ATGAACGATCGACTGGCGCGCATCAACGCGGCGATCCGGGCATTGGGCTTCGCCCAGCGAAGCTCGGCCGACGAGTGGGTCCGCGAGAGCGGACTCACCCGGCAGCAGGCGTTCACCATCGGCTACATCGAAGAACACCAGGACCGCGGCGTGATCGCCCGCGAACTGGCCGAGATATCCGGTACCACCGCCGCATCCGTCGCGAGCCTGCTGCAGGGGCTCGAAGAGCGCGGCCTCGTCACGCGCACGCCATCACCCGATGACTCGCGCGTCAAGCTGCTGCGCGTCACGCCCGCCGCATCCCGCCTCACCGAGGGATTCGAGGACGCGATGATCGCAGCACAAGAGCAGCCCTTCGCGGTGCTCACGCCCGACGAGCAGCAGACCTTGCTCAGCCTGCTCGAACGCGTGACCGCCGACATCGAGCCCGTCGGGCCTCCCCCGCCGCGCCGACGCGACCGCTGA
- a CDS encoding uroporphyrinogen-III synthase has product MTGAISLPGSVEGKPLAGWRVLVPRGGPWGDSVAASLRARGASPVIAPMINFAPTDDQPALEEALRKLAAGEFDWLTVTSATTVDVLASYHAVIPASTKVAAVGETTAAALVAAGYRADIVPSEDNSAKGLLEEWEAATEGQKGLRVLALRSAIAKQILSVGLARIGHHVEAVVAYRTVGVPVAQKVVDDVRAGRVNAVLVTSGSVAEQVQLQLGPIPEHTLIAAIGPQTQKDAAHFGLRVDVVATERSAESLIDAVVNAALASA; this is encoded by the coding sequence ATGACCGGCGCGATCAGCCTGCCCGGAAGCGTCGAGGGCAAGCCGCTCGCCGGGTGGCGCGTGCTCGTGCCGCGCGGCGGCCCCTGGGGCGACAGCGTCGCGGCGTCGCTGCGCGCCCGCGGCGCGTCGCCCGTCATCGCGCCCATGATCAACTTCGCGCCGACCGACGACCAGCCCGCCCTCGAAGAGGCGCTGCGCAAGCTCGCCGCCGGCGAATTCGACTGGCTCACGGTCACGAGCGCCACCACGGTCGACGTGCTCGCGTCCTACCACGCGGTGATTCCGGCGAGCACGAAGGTCGCCGCGGTCGGCGAGACCACAGCCGCGGCGCTCGTCGCTGCCGGGTACCGCGCCGACATCGTGCCGAGTGAAGACAACTCGGCCAAGGGCCTGCTCGAGGAGTGGGAGGCGGCGACCGAGGGGCAGAAGGGCCTGCGCGTGCTCGCGCTGCGGTCGGCGATCGCGAAGCAGATCCTGTCGGTCGGGCTCGCGCGCATCGGGCATCACGTCGAGGCGGTCGTCGCGTACCGCACCGTGGGTGTGCCCGTCGCGCAGAAGGTCGTCGACGATGTGCGCGCCGGTCGGGTGAACGCGGTGCTCGTCACCTCGGGCAGCGTCGCCGAGCAGGTGCAGTTGCAGCTCGGGCCGATCCCCGAGCACACGCTCATCGCCGCGATCGGCCCCCAGACCCAGAAGGATGCCGCGCACTTCGGCCTGCGCGTCGACGTGGTCGCAACCGAGCGCAGCGCCGAGTCGCTCATCGACGCGGTCGTGAACGCGGCGCTCGCCAGCGCCTGA